Genomic segment of Luteolibacter sp. Y139:
TTCCTGTTGTGGGGGATTCTTGCATTTGTGATGAATTTCATCCCGGCGGTCGGTTCGCTGATCGCCTCGATTCCGCCGATCCTGCTGGCCTTGATCGCCAAGGACGGTGGTACGACGAATGCGATCGTGGTCGGCTGCGGCTACGGCCTGATCAACATGTTCCTCGACAACTTCGTGCAGCCGACGCTGCTCGGGAAGCGATTCGGCCTGTCGATCCTGGTGGTCGTGCTGTGCGTACTGTTCTGGGGCTGGCTTTGGGGCCTGATCGGGATCGTGCTAGCGGTGCCGCTGACGATGATCTTGAAGGTGGTGCTGGATAACAGCGACGAGTTCCGGTGGGTCGCCGTGGCGATCGGCCAAGAACCGCGTAAAGAGGAGCCGCCACCGGAAAAGGTGAACGACAGTGTGGCTGCTGCCGGAGAAGCGGCGAAGGCGACGGGCGGGAATTGATCATGTCGCTGTTCCAGAAGTCTGCCACTGCCGCGCTGGTCGCCGTGATCGTGCTGATCTGCGTGGGTGCGATCGTGCGGGTCACCGGGGCGGGGATGGGATGTCCGGATTGGCCGCGCTGCTGGGGCAGGCTGATTCCTCCGACCAAGGTGGAGCAGGTGGATCTTTCGAAGCTGGACTTCAAGAAGTTCCAGAAAGCGGCAGCTCGCTATGGCCGTGATCCGTCCACGGTCACACCTGAACACATCCTGGAGAACTTCAATCCGGTCCACACCTGGACCGAGTATTTCAACCGGCTGACCTCGCTGCCCGTCGGCTTCTTTTCGATGGCGACGCTGGTGCTGGCCTTGCTGCGCGAGAGGAGGCGTCCTCTGGTGCCGGTGGCGGCTTTCATCTCCGTCATCCTCGTCGGGGTGAATGCGTGGATGGGGGCGCAGGTGGTATCCAGCGATCTGAAGCCGGGCGTGCTGACCGTCCACATGGCGTTGGCGATGCTGGTGGTGATTCCTATGACCTTCGCGGCCTGGCGCGGTAGTGACCGGCCGTGGACCATCGCGGGGGACGATGCATTCCGGAGCCGCATGCGCTGGGTCACCGGTTTGCTGCTGCTGCTGATTTTCTTCGAGGGCGTGTTGGGCACCCGCATCCGGGAGCTGAACAGCCAGCTGGCGAGGACTCATACCGGGATGGGCCGGGCGGAGTGGATCGGGATTCTGGAGCACTCCTGGATTTACCTGATCCACCGCAGCTTTTCCTGGCTGATCCTTGCAACTGCGGCGTTCGCCTGGTGGCGGTCGCGGCAGACTGGTTCGGCGGGGCGGACGGCTACCGGGGCATTGATCGTGGTGCTCGGGCAGATGGTGCTCGGGCTGATCATGGCCCGGGTCGAGATTCATCCGGTGATCCAAGTCGCCCATCTGGGGCTCTCGGCGATCCTGTTGGCGCTGACAATGTTGTGGTTCTGCGGGACCTTCCGTCCGAGTGCCCGGGCTTGACCCGGGGAGTTTCCCCGCGTTTCCTCCGCCGCGCGTGGAAAAGATCGATATCCCCAAAAAGGCCATCTACCGGCTTTCGATCTATCACCGGTGCCT
This window contains:
- a CDS encoding COX15/CtaA family protein, encoding MSLFQKSATAALVAVIVLICVGAIVRVTGAGMGCPDWPRCWGRLIPPTKVEQVDLSKLDFKKFQKAAARYGRDPSTVTPEHILENFNPVHTWTEYFNRLTSLPVGFFSMATLVLALLRERRRPLVPVAAFISVILVGVNAWMGAQVVSSDLKPGVLTVHMALAMLVVIPMTFAAWRGSDRPWTIAGDDAFRSRMRWVTGLLLLLIFFEGVLGTRIRELNSQLARTHTGMGRAEWIGILEHSWIYLIHRSFSWLILATAAFAWWRSRQTGSAGRTATGALIVVLGQMVLGLIMARVEIHPVIQVAHLGLSAILLALTMLWFCGTFRPSARA